A DNA window from Anaerocolumna sp. AGMB13020 contains the following coding sequences:
- a CDS encoding transposase, protein MPRKSKQHTKQFKLDAINYRKEHPDLTQVECAKNLGIGISTLAKWEAQFRDHDGDIPVRGSGNYESDEQKEIARLKRELRDAQDALDVLKKAIGILGKD, encoded by the coding sequence ATGCCAAGAAAATCAAAACAACACACTAAGCAGTTCAAGTTGGATGCTATCAACTATCGCAAGGAACATCCTGATCTTACACAGGTTGAATGTGCCAAGAATCTCGGAATTGGTATAAGTACCTTAGCCAAATGGGAGGCTCAGTTCCGTGACCATGATGGTGACATTCCCGTTAGAGGTTCCGGTAACTACGAATCAGATGAACAAAAGGAAATCGCTCGTCTCAAACGTGAGCTCCGTGACGCTCAGGATGCACTTGATGTGTTAAAAAAAGCCATCGGCATTCTGGGGAAAGATTGA
- a CDS encoding EamA family transporter yields the protein MWIFYALLSAFFAALTSILAKTGMKNVNSNVGTAIRTIVVLFMAWLIVFLTGKYKDIPDITQKSWIFLILSGIATGLSWLCYFKALQIGDASKVVPIDKFSVVITMILAFLFLGEPLNAKTILGGIIITIGMLVLVL from the coding sequence ATGTGGATTTTTTACGCATTATTGTCAGCATTTTTTGCAGCATTAACCTCAATCCTTGCGAAAACCGGTATGAAAAACGTGAATTCCAATGTAGGTACTGCGATTAGAACCATTGTTGTACTATTCATGGCTTGGCTTATAGTTTTTCTCACAGGTAAATACAAAGACATACCGGACATAACACAAAAGAGTTGGATTTTTTTGATCTTATCCGGTATAGCAACTGGGCTTTCTTGGTTATGCTATTTCAAAGCACTGCAAATAGGAGATGCTTCCAAAGTTGTCCCGATTGACAAATTCAGCGTTGTTATAACTATGATTCTAGCATTTCTATTTCTCGGTGAACCTCTCAATGCCAAAACCATTTTAGGCGGTATAATTATTACCATTGGGATGCTTGTATTAGTTTTATGA
- a CDS encoding shikimate kinase, with the protein MNNIILIGFMGCGKTTAGQQLAKRLGYDFLDTDKYIEQKQGQPVSRIFETQGEEVFRQMETETVRDFVGILQRTVLSVGGGLPITPGNADLLKELGTVIYLEASKEVLAARLKSDTTRPLLVDKDGSNRMEALYDYRLPHYEEAAHIKIITEGKNLQEVVNSILESI; encoded by the coding sequence ATGAATAACATAATACTGATAGGATTTATGGGCTGTGGTAAGACAACAGCGGGGCAACAGCTGGCGAAGAGACTTGGGTATGATTTTCTGGATACGGACAAGTATATTGAACAGAAGCAAGGACAACCAGTCAGCAGAATATTTGAAACCCAGGGAGAAGAAGTGTTTCGGCAAATGGAGACAGAAACTGTCAGAGATTTCGTGGGTATATTGCAGAGAACAGTTTTATCCGTAGGTGGAGGTTTGCCAATAACACCTGGAAATGCCGATTTGTTAAAAGAGCTTGGAACGGTCATCTACCTGGAAGCATCCAAGGAAGTACTGGCAGCAAGGCTAAAAAGTGATACAACAAGACCTTTGCTGGTAGATAAGGATGGCTCCAATCGTATGGAAGCTTTGTATGACTACCGTCTTCCCCATTATGAAGAAGCTGCGCATATAAAGATAATAACAGAGGGTAAAAATCTGCAAGAAGTAGTTAACAGTATTCTGGAAAGTATTTAA
- the ilvD gene encoding dihydroxy-acid dehydratase — translation MNSDSVKTGIQQAPHRSLFNALGITKEELSRPLIGIVSSYNEIVPGHMNLDKIVDAVKMGVAMAGGTPIVFPAIAVCDGISMGHTGMRYSLVTRDLIADSTEAMAMAHAFDALVMVPNCDKNVPGLLMAAARVNIPTIFVSGGPMLAGRVKGEKTSLSSMFEAVGAYSAGKISEEDVEEYACKVCPTAGSCSGMYTANSMNCLTEVLGMGLKGNGTIPAVYSERIRLAKQAGMKIMELLEKNIRPKDIMVKEAFLNALTVDMALGCSTNSMLHLPAIAHEAGVDLNLELANEVSAKTPNLCHLAPAGHIYMEDLNEAGGVYAVMNELNKKDLLYTDLITVTGKTVGENIEHCINLDTEVIRSIDNPYSETGGIAVLKGNLATDSAVVKRSAVAPEMLQHEGPARVFDCEDDAIVAIKGGKINPGDVVVIRYEGPKGGPGMREMLNPTSAIMGMGLGSSVALITDGRFSGASRGASIGHVCPEAAVGGNIALIEEGDIIQIDITANVLNVAVSEEELNKRREKWQPKAPKVTSGYLARYTAMVTSASRGAILEVPGKF, via the coding sequence ATGAACAGTGACTCAGTGAAAACAGGAATACAACAAGCACCCCATAGATCGCTTTTTAATGCCTTAGGCATTACCAAGGAAGAACTAAGCAGACCTCTTATTGGTATTGTCAGCTCTTACAATGAGATTGTACCGGGCCATATGAATCTGGACAAGATTGTGGATGCAGTTAAGATGGGAGTTGCAATGGCTGGTGGTACCCCTATCGTGTTTCCGGCAATTGCTGTTTGCGACGGAATTTCCATGGGACATACTGGAATGAGATATTCCCTTGTTACCAGAGATTTAATAGCTGACTCCACCGAAGCCATGGCAATGGCACATGCTTTCGATGCTCTTGTAATGGTACCAAACTGTGATAAGAATGTACCGGGACTTTTAATGGCAGCTGCCAGAGTCAATATCCCAACTATTTTCGTAAGCGGCGGTCCTATGCTTGCAGGCAGAGTCAAGGGTGAGAAGACTAGTCTTTCCAGTATGTTTGAAGCGGTTGGAGCTTACAGCGCAGGAAAGATTTCAGAAGAGGATGTAGAGGAATATGCCTGCAAAGTGTGTCCTACAGCAGGTTCCTGTTCCGGTATGTATACGGCAAACAGTATGAATTGCCTAACAGAAGTACTTGGCATGGGCTTAAAAGGAAACGGTACGATACCAGCAGTGTATTCTGAAAGGATTCGTCTTGCGAAACAGGCAGGTATGAAGATTATGGAACTCCTGGAGAAGAATATCAGACCCAAAGACATTATGGTGAAGGAAGCATTTTTAAACGCTTTGACAGTGGATATGGCACTTGGCTGTTCTACCAACAGTATGCTTCATTTACCTGCCATAGCACATGAGGCAGGAGTGGATTTAAATCTTGAACTTGCCAATGAAGTCAGTGCAAAGACACCGAATTTATGCCATCTGGCACCTGCAGGTCATATATATATGGAGGATCTGAATGAAGCTGGCGGTGTATACGCTGTAATGAATGAATTAAATAAGAAAGACCTGCTGTATACCGATCTGATTACAGTAACCGGCAAAACAGTAGGAGAAAATATAGAACACTGTATAAACCTGGATACAGAGGTTATAAGAAGCATCGATAATCCATATAGTGAAACAGGTGGAATTGCTGTCCTAAAAGGTAATCTGGCTACCGATTCCGCAGTAGTAAAACGTTCCGCTGTAGCTCCTGAGATGCTTCAGCATGAAGGACCAGCAAGAGTATTCGATTGTGAAGACGATGCTATCGTTGCAATTAAAGGCGGTAAGATCAATCCCGGAGATGTAGTGGTTATTCGTTACGAAGGTCCAAAAGGCGGCCCGGGTATGAGAGAGATGCTTAATCCAACCTCTGCTATTATGGGCATGGGACTTGGCTCCAGTGTAGCTCTGATTACCGACGGAAGATTTTCCGGCGCTTCCAGAGGTGCAAGTATCGGACATGTTTGCCCTGAAGCAGCGGTAGGCGGAAATATTGCTCTAATTGAAGAGGGTGATATTATTCAGATAGATATTACCGCCAATGTTTTAAATGTTGCAGTTTCTGAAGAAGAACTTAATAAACGAAGAGAAAAATGGCAGCCGAAAGCGCCCAAAGTAACCTCAGGTTATCTGGCAAGATA
- the aroQ gene encoding type II 3-dehydroquinate dehydratase — protein MKLLVINGPNLNFLGIREKSVYGAEDYSYLKSLIQEKAIIENITVDIFQSNTEGNIIDRIQEAYFDGTQGIIINPGAFTHYSYAIRDALASITVPVIEVHISNVHKREEFRHISVTAPVCTGQIVGLGLKGYVLAIDAILSLVK, from the coding sequence ATGAAATTGCTGGTAATTAACGGTCCCAATCTGAACTTTTTGGGAATTCGGGAAAAATCTGTATACGGAGCTGAGGATTACAGTTATCTTAAGTCCCTCATACAGGAAAAAGCTATAATTGAGAACATAACTGTTGATATCTTTCAGAGCAATACGGAAGGCAATATCATTGACCGCATTCAGGAAGCATATTTTGACGGGACTCAGGGTATAATTATTAACCCCGGTGCGTTTACTCATTACAGTTATGCTATTAGAGATGCACTGGCATCTATAACTGTGCCAGTTATTGAGGTACATATATCTAACGTACACAAGCGGGAAGAATTCAGACATATATCTGTAACAGCGCCTGTGTGTACCGGTCAGATAGTGGGGCTTGGACTGAAAGGTTATGTGTTAGCGATTGATGCAATATTATCTTTGGTAAAATAG
- a CDS encoding YqeG family HAD IIIA-type phosphatase, with product MIHIFYPDESADSAYEIDYADLYKKGYRGILFDIDNTLVEHGKDADDKAKKLIRELVELGFKVCFISNNSEERVKRFNKDLHQSYVFKANKPARTGYLKGVKVLGTNLKNTVFVGDQLFTDVYGARRAGLKSYFVKPVGKDIEIQIILKRYLEKVVLFFYKNLHKKRKYIHKK from the coding sequence ATGATTCATATTTTTTACCCGGATGAATCTGCGGATTCCGCTTATGAAATAGATTACGCTGACCTGTATAAAAAAGGGTACAGAGGGATTCTGTTCGATATAGATAACACACTTGTTGAACATGGTAAAGACGCGGATGATAAAGCGAAGAAACTGATAAGAGAGTTGGTGGAGTTAGGCTTTAAAGTCTGTTTTATATCCAATAACAGTGAAGAAAGAGTAAAGCGATTTAATAAAGATCTCCATCAAAGTTATGTTTTTAAAGCAAATAAACCTGCCAGAACAGGATATTTAAAAGGTGTTAAAGTTCTGGGAACGAATCTGAAGAATACCGTATTTGTGGGCGATCAATTGTTCACGGATGTTTATGGAGCAAGAAGGGCAGGACTGAAGAGTTACTTTGTCAAGCCGGTGGGAAAGGACATTGAAATTCAGATAATTCTTAAGCGTTATCTGGAGAAAGTCGTGTTATTCTTTTATAAAAACTTACACAAAAAGAGAAAGTATATTCATAAAAAATGA
- the efp gene encoding elongation factor P: MVSAGDFRNGLTIELDNNVYQVIEFQHVKPGKGAAFVRTKLRNIKSGGVIERTFRPTEKCPQAHIERSDMQYLYNDGELYNFMDVNTFDQFALNEESVGDSLKFVKENDMVKMLSHNGQVFAIEPQLFVELVITSTEPGFKGDTAQGATKPAVVETGATVYVPLFVEEGDKISIDTRTGEYLKRV; this comes from the coding sequence ATGGTATCAGCAGGCGATTTTAGAAATGGCTTAACTATCGAATTAGATAATAATGTTTACCAGGTAATTGAATTTCAGCACGTAAAACCCGGAAAGGGAGCTGCTTTCGTTCGTACAAAGCTTAGAAATATTAAGAGTGGTGGTGTTATAGAGAGAACTTTCAGACCTACTGAGAAGTGTCCTCAGGCTCACATTGAACGTTCCGATATGCAGTACTTATACAATGACGGAGAGCTTTATAACTTTATGGATGTTAACACATTTGACCAGTTTGCTCTTAATGAAGAATCTGTTGGAGATTCTTTAAAATTTGTAAAAGAGAACGATATGGTTAAGATGCTTTCCCATAACGGACAAGTATTTGCAATCGAGCCTCAGTTATTCGTTGAGCTTGTTATTACAAGCACTGAACCAGGTTTTAAAGGAGACACTGCTCAGGGTGCTACAAAGCCTGCCGTAGTTGAAACCGGAGCAACTGTTTATGTTCCTTTATTCGTAGAAGAAGGCGACAAGATCAGTATTGATACAAGAACTGGTGAATACTTAAAGAGAGTGTAA
- a CDS encoding IS3 family transposase: MTEAIYTEVSAKVEASKVTKRRVSTSGMLKFLGVSRSGYHAFLNRKVSSTKQRKEAVKKEIQKIYDSSKQNYGAPKITKELRKSGETIAQRTVGKYMREMGIKAQWIRPWTTTTRDSDFSDELHNILDEQFNPERPNAVWCTDITYIWTQDGFVYLNCVMDLFARKIIAWTLSDTMEVCSVIETINKAKACRDTDFPLIIHSDRGSQYVSNAWREATVNMQRSYSHTGYPYDNACIESFHSLIKREWLNRFSIHNYNHAYKLVFEYIEAFYNTVRIHSYCDYLSPDEYEKLYERAKSLPAA; encoded by the coding sequence TTGACAGAAGCTATCTATACCGAAGTTTCTGCCAAGGTAGAGGCATCTAAAGTCACAAAACGCCGAGTCTCTACTTCCGGAATGCTGAAATTTTTAGGCGTGTCTCGCTCTGGATATCATGCTTTTCTGAACCGAAAAGTCTCTTCCACCAAGCAACGTAAAGAGGCTGTCAAAAAGGAAATCCAGAAGATTTATGATAGTTCAAAACAGAATTACGGCGCTCCTAAAATCACCAAGGAACTTCGCAAATCTGGGGAAACCATTGCCCAGCGCACAGTAGGTAAATACATGCGTGAAATGGGTATCAAAGCTCAGTGGATTAGACCTTGGACCACTACAACCAGAGACTCTGATTTCAGTGATGAACTTCACAACATTCTTGATGAACAGTTTAATCCAGAACGCCCTAATGCTGTCTGGTGTACCGATATCACTTACATTTGGACACAGGACGGATTTGTCTATCTCAACTGCGTTATGGACTTATTTGCGAGAAAGATTATTGCCTGGACTCTTTCTGATACTATGGAAGTGTGTTCCGTTATCGAAACAATCAATAAAGCAAAAGCTTGTCGAGACACCGATTTTCCTTTGATTATACACTCAGACCGTGGTAGCCAGTATGTTTCTAATGCCTGGCGAGAAGCCACTGTAAATATGCAACGAAGTTATTCTCATACTGGCTATCCTTACGACAATGCCTGTATTGAATCTTTCCATTCTCTCATCAAACGAGAATGGTTGAACCGGTTTAGTATTCATAACTACAACCATGCATATAAGCTTGTTTTTGAATATATTGAAGCCTTTTATAACACCGTCAGAATACACAGCTATTGTGATTATTTGTCTCCAGACGAATATGAAAAACTGTATGAGAGGGCTAAGTCTCTGCCTGCTGCTTAA
- a CDS encoding DUF5700 domain-containing putative Zn-dependent protease: MRLESAIVQAYIEGKSVDVFSDNWYFVKEGYCFQNPSYEKEHIEAVSRIYSKIKEIVESFIPRNLNIWEAIFPEWKCIIGEVTVNLIVGFPEPNDATVLKAPDGCNHVILDLGLWVKYEEHCDMRSVIHNLLTHELCHICIGETVTGIDYDTFSDCYLTNLDANTFHEGFAHLVSFEDKDISSINWKEERWNKVKEAAKVKMKEALKATDKHEQEKYLQDAIYGNYYDKFACMSGMFYLVECWQKNGIQGLRTVFREGYAGFSTKAVK, encoded by the coding sequence ATGAGATTAGAATCAGCAATAGTGCAAGCATATATTGAAGGGAAATCAGTCGATGTTTTCTCTGACAACTGGTACTTCGTAAAAGAAGGATATTGTTTTCAGAATCCATCCTACGAAAAGGAACATATTGAGGCTGTAAGTAGAATTTATTCGAAAATCAAAGAAATCGTAGAGAGTTTTATTCCCCGTAATTTAAACATTTGGGAAGCGATTTTTCCGGAGTGGAAGTGTATAATCGGTGAGGTAACGGTTAATCTTATCGTAGGGTTTCCTGAGCCTAATGATGCAACAGTGCTAAAAGCTCCCGACGGGTGTAACCATGTTATTCTGGACCTTGGTTTATGGGTGAAATACGAGGAACATTGTGATATGAGGTCCGTTATACATAATTTATTAACCCATGAATTGTGTCATATTTGTATTGGTGAAACTGTTACCGGTATAGATTACGATACGTTCAGTGATTGTTACCTTACTAATCTTGATGCTAATACTTTTCATGAAGGTTTTGCTCATTTGGTTTCTTTTGAAGATAAAGATATCAGTTCCATTAACTGGAAAGAGGAGCGATGGAATAAGGTGAAAGAAGCAGCCAAAGTTAAAATGAAAGAAGCACTTAAAGCAACAGATAAACATGAACAGGAAAAATATCTGCAGGATGCTATTTATGGCAATTACTATGATAAATTTGCCTGCATGAGCGGAATGTTCTATTTAGTGGAATGCTGGCAAAAAAATGGGATACAAGGTTTAAGGACAGTATTTAGAGAAGGATATGCCGGCTTCTCTACTAAAGCGGTAAAGTAA
- the pepT gene encoding peptidase T yields the protein MKNVIDRFLEYVKVDTQSQDDVEAVPSTEKQRNLADILVKELKEIGASNVRLSDNCYVYATIPANTSKKLPVIGFVSHMDTSNAISGKDVKPQIIKNYDGGEIVLNKDLNIKMSPIDYPSLTLSKGKDLIVTDGTTLLGADDKAGVAEIMTLAETLLTHPEIEHGTIQIGFTPDEEVGRGVDFFDVEGFGADFAYTVDGGELGEIEYENFNAASGKLQIQGKSIHPGSAKNKMVNALLLAMEFQNMLPAHEDPMHTENYEGFYMLNALEGTVDSARAVYIIRDHDKAQFEAKKARFIKIGEYLNDKYGAGTFNVEVKDSYYNMKEKVEPHMHLIDNARRAMEELGVTPIVVPIRGGTDGARLSYMGLPCPNICTGGSNFHGRYEYIPVQSMEKVVEILLKIVEIYATQENSK from the coding sequence ATGAAAAATGTAATTGACAGATTTTTAGAATATGTAAAAGTAGATACCCAATCCCAGGATGATGTAGAAGCTGTACCCAGTACAGAGAAACAAAGAAATCTGGCAGATATCCTCGTAAAGGAATTAAAGGAAATCGGAGCGTCCAATGTAAGATTGTCCGATAATTGCTATGTGTATGCCACCATACCGGCTAATACAAGTAAAAAGCTTCCCGTAATTGGTTTTGTATCTCATATGGATACCTCCAATGCAATCAGCGGAAAGGATGTCAAACCCCAGATTATCAAGAATTATGACGGTGGTGAAATCGTACTGAACAAAGACCTGAACATAAAGATGAGCCCAATTGACTATCCCAGCTTAACTCTTTCCAAGGGAAAAGACTTAATCGTAACGGACGGAACCACTCTCTTAGGAGCCGATGACAAAGCCGGGGTGGCAGAAATCATGACGCTTGCCGAAACGCTTCTGACACATCCTGAAATAGAGCATGGAACCATTCAGATTGGTTTTACACCGGACGAAGAAGTAGGAAGAGGGGTAGACTTCTTTGATGTGGAAGGTTTTGGTGCAGATTTTGCTTATACTGTTGACGGTGGTGAGTTAGGTGAAATCGAGTATGAGAACTTCAATGCAGCCTCCGGGAAATTACAGATTCAAGGCAAGAGTATTCATCCGGGTTCCGCTAAAAATAAAATGGTAAATGCCCTGCTCCTTGCAATGGAATTTCAGAACATGCTGCCTGCTCATGAAGACCCCATGCATACAGAAAATTATGAGGGCTTTTATATGTTAAATGCACTGGAGGGAACCGTAGACTCTGCAAGGGCTGTTTATATTATACGTGATCATGACAAAGCACAGTTCGAGGCCAAGAAAGCCAGATTTATAAAAATTGGGGAATACCTTAATGACAAGTATGGAGCCGGAACTTTTAACGTTGAGGTAAAGGATTCCTATTATAATATGAAAGAAAAGGTTGAACCCCATATGCATTTAATCGATAATGCAAGACGTGCTATGGAAGAATTAGGGGTTACACCTATTGTTGTTCCCATCCGTGGAGGTACAGATGGTGCAAGATTATCCTATATGGGTCTGCCTTGCCCCAATATCTGCACCGGTGGCAGCAACTTCCACGGCAGGTACGAATATATACCGGTACAATCCATGGAGAAAGTTGTTGAAATTTTATTAAAAATTGTGGAAATATATGCAACACAGGAAAATTCAAAATAA
- a CDS encoding GNAT family N-acetyltransferase, whose amino-acid sequence MTETKYVYHEEKVDQYYELKVLDASRIFFAIVCDDVVIGEIQLKRIDTINDCATLSIVMSEDKVKNKGYGSEAERLILAYGFEVLNLRTIYADAVHRNYRSKHVLEKLGFDHLYDDAILSYYQLDRVKFGLIKKRD is encoded by the coding sequence ATGACAGAGACAAAATATGTCTATCACGAAGAAAAAGTAGATCAGTATTATGAACTGAAGGTACTGGATGCTTCCAGGATATTTTTTGCTATTGTCTGTGATGATGTTGTAATTGGCGAAATCCAGTTAAAACGTATTGATACTATAAATGACTGTGCGACCCTAAGTATTGTCATGTCTGAGGATAAAGTTAAAAACAAAGGGTATGGTTCTGAAGCAGAAAGGCTTATCCTTGCATACGGTTTTGAGGTATTGAACCTTAGGACGATTTATGCCGATGCAGTACATAGGAATTATAGAAGTAAGCATGTGTTGGAGAAACTGGGGTTTGATCATCTTTATGATGATGCAATATTATCTTATTATCAATTGGACAGAGTGAAATTCGGTTTAATAAAGAAGAGGGATTGA
- a CDS encoding DUF998 domain-containing protein gives MKITKWLMPLGMISAFFYFLHVFLGQLLWKEYNPITTDISSLTADGAPNANLLRVFTLIYGVTFLIFTIGMILRTWKENHLVTRIGYILFFVMAVTTVIGYNLFPLTGDKKEMNFQNMMHIIVTVVVVFTTILSTFIIAFGYLRKDKQKILGRICLFTAFLITIFGATNPIGMGMELNILGLSERLVIYTLQLFVFFLSSLYTFDTKLVRK, from the coding sequence ATGAAAATTACAAAATGGCTTATGCCTTTAGGTATGATAAGTGCCTTCTTTTATTTTTTACATGTATTTTTAGGACAGCTGTTATGGAAAGAATATAATCCAATTACTACAGATATTAGTTCTCTGACTGCAGATGGTGCACCCAATGCAAATTTATTAAGAGTATTTACATTAATCTATGGAGTAACTTTTCTGATATTCACTATAGGGATGATTTTACGAACCTGGAAGGAAAATCATTTAGTTACTCGGATAGGTTATATCCTGTTTTTTGTTATGGCAGTCACAACGGTGATTGGTTATAACCTATTTCCTTTAACCGGCGATAAAAAAGAAATGAACTTTCAAAATATGATGCATATTATTGTTACGGTAGTAGTAGTGTTTACTACGATTCTCTCAACTTTTATAATTGCCTTTGGCTACCTGAGAAAAGATAAACAAAAAATCCTAGGACGAATCTGCCTCTTTACAGCATTCCTTATTACGATATTTGGGGCAACCAATCCCATAGGCATGGGAATGGAGCTTAATATACTGGGACTATCTGAGAGGCTGGTTATTTATACACTTCAGTTGTTTGTGTTCTTTTTATCTTCCCTTTATACCTTTGATACCAAGCTTGTTCGTAAATGA
- a CDS encoding EFR1 family ferrodoxin (N-terminal region resembles flavodoxins. C-terminal ferrodoxin region binds two 4Fe-4S clusters.), with the protein MDIMKPIHIAYFSGTGGTALAVETLKNTFLRKGLKVETTDVSKNLFKEMKDDFLIIIYPVYAFNAPKPMEQWLDCIPLVHKSSPAAVISVSGGGEISPNTSCRMRVIKMLEQKNYEVRYESMIVMPSNFAIAYEEVVNAMLLRALPLKVTEIVNEILSGKPCRKNPLVIDRIFSRLGLFERLFSGKIFGRNLKATDGCTGCSWCSKECPTRNISMSDKKPVFHDKCVLCMRCVYGCPHNAITPGIGKFLVLKNGYNLKKTSAHTAHLKVFPPVKNMTKGILLTGVRKYLEKYYL; encoded by the coding sequence ATGGATATTATGAAACCCATTCATATTGCTTACTTTAGTGGAACTGGCGGTACCGCACTGGCTGTTGAAACTTTAAAAAATACTTTCCTTCGCAAAGGGCTGAAAGTAGAAACGACAGATGTCAGTAAAAATCTGTTCAAGGAAATGAAAGATGATTTTCTAATAATTATCTACCCTGTATACGCCTTTAATGCCCCAAAACCTATGGAGCAATGGCTTGATTGTATACCTCTGGTACATAAATCGTCCCCTGCTGCTGTTATTTCCGTATCCGGAGGTGGTGAAATATCTCCCAATACTTCCTGCCGTATGAGGGTGATTAAAATGTTAGAGCAAAAAAATTATGAGGTTCGTTATGAATCTATGATTGTCATGCCCAGCAACTTTGCAATTGCATATGAAGAGGTTGTTAATGCTATGTTGTTAAGGGCATTACCCTTAAAGGTGACGGAAATTGTAAATGAAATACTTTCGGGTAAACCCTGCCGTAAGAATCCACTGGTAATCGATCGCATATTTTCACGTTTAGGGTTATTCGAAAGATTATTTTCCGGTAAAATCTTTGGCAGAAACCTTAAAGCAACCGATGGTTGTACCGGTTGTTCCTGGTGCAGCAAAGAATGCCCAACAAGGAATATCAGTATGTCAGATAAGAAGCCCGTTTTTCATGATAAATGTGTTCTCTGTATGCGTTGTGTCTATGGTTGTCCCCATAACGCAATTACTCCTGGAATCGGTAAATTTCTCGTCTTAAAGAACGGATATAATCTGAAAAAGACTTCTGCCCATACTGCCCATCTAAAAGTATTTCCACCGGTAAAAAACATGACAAAAGGAATCTTATTAACGGGTGTACGAAAATATCTTGAAAAATATTATTTATAA
- a CDS encoding GNAT family N-acetyltransferase: protein MELIKIDKGLRKAVTAAITETWGSSIIITRGKIHNTDELDGYVAMEKDSLIGIITYYIYNLECEVISLDSFKENRGVGTSLLNTVINDAKVNNCRRIFLITTNDNTSAMRFYQKRGFDFAAMYHNAIEKSRELKPQIPQNGFEGIPIKHEIEFELVLK from the coding sequence ATGGAACTTATAAAAATAGATAAAGGATTACGTAAAGCTGTAACAGCTGCGATAACTGAAACTTGGGGCAGTTCAATCATTATAACCCGAGGTAAGATTCATAATACTGACGAGCTGGATGGTTATGTAGCCATGGAGAAGGATTCTCTTATAGGTATAATAACATATTATATTTATAATTTGGAATGTGAAGTTATTTCCCTTGACAGTTTCAAAGAAAACCGAGGGGTTGGTACTTCTTTGCTTAACACTGTTATAAATGATGCCAAAGTTAACAATTGCAGGAGAATTTTTTTGATAACAACAAATGATAATACGTCAGCTATGCGATTTTATCAAAAGCGAGGATTTGATTTTGCGGCCATGTATCATAATGCAATTGAAAAATCAAGAGAACTAAAACCACAGATTCCTCAAAATGGTTTTGAAGGGATTCCGATAAAACATGAAATTGAGTTTGAACTGGTGCTCAAATGA
- a CDS encoding SdpI family protein: MLFIFLSIWIFIALPLLMAFVCISMNSSIRDNRNKSAGYRTKASLKSQSNWNMANTTFGYCSFLIALLEIITLILTYKVLIPRNLIDSGVQSLYINSFVFILSISGSIIFTELKLKKYIKADSEQH; this comes from the coding sequence ATGTTATTTATCTTTTTAAGCATTTGGATTTTCATTGCTCTTCCTCTACTCATGGCATTCGTATGCATTTCCATGAACAGTTCAATACGGGATAATCGTAATAAAAGTGCTGGTTACAGAACCAAAGCTTCTTTAAAATCCCAGAGTAACTGGAATATGGCTAACACAACCTTTGGTTATTGCTCCTTTCTTATTGCCCTCTTAGAGATAATAACTCTTATTCTGACCTATAAGGTACTTATTCCAAGAAACCTAATAGATTCCGGAGTCCAGAGTTTATATATTAATTCTTTCGTTTTTATATTAAGTATTTCAGGCTCTATCATTTTTACCGAACTTAAGTTAAAAAAATATATAAAAGCTGATTCGGAACAACATTAA